The genomic region CGAGAAGAAAccataaacacaacaacaatccAATGAACCTGCGTCAGGAGAAATTGTTTTCATTCTGCAAATGCTAAGCTGTGATGCAGAAGTCATGGGCAGCATTAAACTTTGATGATGTATGTTTGCCCAAACTGTCGaaacaacatattttccacatggcaaagcaaagaaaacagtgaacGTCAGTGAACACGTTTTGCCATCACAGGAATGTGATGCCAATTGGGTCCAGTCCATCAAAACTGTGGCGTAGTTAGGTGTGGTACAAATCACAATGGACAATGGTTTGGCTGAGAAAATGCAAAACGTTCCCAGAAGTTTCATGTGAAAGTATTTCACCATTAGCATTTGCACCAGGCTTAGAAAATAACCAAGAACATGTGACTGCtgcatttgaatttaaacaCACCTTAGAAACAGTTGGCAATTGTTATGAAATGAACTAAATTTGGCACAGTACAGCAGTACAGTCAATCTTAAGATGTTTTATCAGTTAAACTGGAGCCGCCAGTATATGGGATCATTCACAGAACAAATCACAAATATTCTATTTTACCAAGTTTGCTCCTCACAGGcggtttcatttatttcaacattGGTTAAACTTTAAGTTATCTGCATGATGAATAAAAGTAATGATAATGTCtctgatttattttccatcaGAGTTAGATTGCAACTACTATTGTGTGCTAAGAAAAAGGCAGGTGCAAATGCCAGTATGAAAAAAAATTGAATCTATATAATTTTAAGTAGGACACACAggccacaaaaacacacacagcacacgtTGGGTGAAGTTGGACTTTTTGTAATATGAAACATCTTCATACTCTActgatttttctctttgctttttgaCCAGTTATGGTTGCTCATAGTTAAGCACCACATGCCATCCTGCACTGTGGATGCTTCCTAAGCCTGCTTGGACTGACACATGGACCAGCCACAGCATGAACGCCACCTGGTGGAAAGGTTATgcaacaaaacataaactaGGATTCAACTTCAGCTATGGAGCATTATTCCCCTACAGCTTCTTTGGAgaggtgaaatgtttttgtccatgtttttatatctctgttcatttttgtttcatttttgttataATATGGTAACAAAGAGAGGGAAGGTAGTAAAAATAGAGATATAAAAAAGTATACATTTTCACATAACCACAGAGTAAAAGTGGCCCTGCAAAGCAGAATGGGAAGAATCGGGTCCAGTCTGTCAACACTTACATTTTTACATactccatcgcacctacacccacctggacaagcctgggggaTTAGTGAGgattcatgttttttgatttctagagtacattcaacaccatccggctTGCACTGCTGggtaagaaattaaaaaacatgcaggttgacaCTCCCCTGATTATGTAGATCATGGCCCTAGGGCGATGCATCTTTATCCcaggtgctccacagagaacagTTCTGTCCCCCTTTCTCTTCACCCTGTTTACCACAGGCTgcaggtacaactcagagtcctgtcatcttcagaagttctctgatcACTCTGCAGtttgtaggatgtattcagggtggagacatTGCAGAGTACCAGGAGGTGGTAGACAGTTTTGTGTACTGGTGTGGACTAAACCttcttcaactcaacatcagttAAACAAAAGGTCCTGCTGACAGAAAATGTGGAAGTCCTGTCAACCCTCTCTCTATAAAGGGGGAGGAGGTGTAGGTTGTAtccaagtacaaatacctcaTAGTGTAcctggacaacaaactggacaaaGGACTCAACAGCACTGCACAAAAAGGCTCAGTAAGGCTATGAGCTATACAATATGCTGTGTAGTCCATGAATACATCAACCAACTGGAgagtaaaaaaatgttaaatattccTAAATGGCTCAGCCAAAGTCCTGAACACCTGAAAATCTATATCTTCTATATCCCTAGTGGTATCCAGTGGCCAGTAGAGCTAAATGTGCTTGAAGGGGGCAGCTCACAGCTATAAATGTTTCTACACAAAGGTgagtatgttttttaaattcaattcagttttatttgtattgtgccaaataacaacagaagtcatctcaatgCACTTGAGACCagaaaaatataactgtaaacagaattatatagaaaacccaacaacccgACTTGAGAAgtactaggcaacagtggagaggaaaaactccctttagaggaagaaacctcgagcagaaccaggctcagggtgggcggccatctgcctcaaccgattggggtgagaggagagaacagcaggcaacaaaaaacaacaacaggctgcagaaacactgggcaggttagTAGGACCAGTAGCTGCACTGGTAATATACAGCTCTGGGGCCGAGGATACCTgtagaggagaaaagagagtgcgagagatagagaggaggaaacacaactacgaGAGAGAAAAAAcgcaaagttaatgacatgcaatggttACATTTGAatagacagaggagaggagaagaggaaatgtaaatgatttGGTCAACACATGAAAATATGGTACAGCACATCAAAATAGATTTTGTTGCTGAACAGGATTCCTCTCTTCTGTTGACCATCTGTACCAGCTATCAAACTGTTTTAGATGTAAGTATCTAATTTGCACTGAAATGTCCCTTTCTACCTAACTACTATGACCTGCATACAGTCAGCACTGCTTTTTCAAGGTGTTGTTCGTCACTGGTATGAGGAGCACTGACAGGTGTTATTATAGCAGGAAAAACTGGTTTCGAGAGACACTTTTAGGTCgacttttcttttatgttttctttatcgCTAAAAATGCATTGACGATCCACACAGTCCGTCTGTTCAACGATTCTAAAAAGGTGAGTGTGATTTTATTGATTCATTGCTCACATTAAGTACATTATCTTCCTGGTGAGGTCAGACCAAGCTGTGGGATGTTTACGAAttgtaaaatagttttgtttgaATGTTGTCTTGGTGAATCACTTGAGTTTCCAGAtgtttttacaatgttttatCGTTAAAGTACTCTGACAAAAGCAGAGTCAAAGGGgaagatgagtgtgtgtgtcacagcgGTGGGCTGTGACGCACGTGTCATGAGATTCCAGCTGACCAATTTTACACACTGATGTTCATACACTATTATGGCGTTTCATGCACATGAGGAAAATCCGGtctttctgttcatgtttttgttctacTTGAAGATTACACTTTTATAATCTCGTTTCAGATCAttttcaaaacatatttttttgcatgACTCCACATTATCTTCCGCATACTGATTTATTTCCCCATAGTCTTCTTACAGTGATAACAAAGACTTGTTTCAGATGCCTGTTCACCATTTACATGGGTAGGGCTGCTTTTAGGAACAAATGAGTAAACCGGTTTCCCAGGGCACAACTAGCTGAAATGACACCTGGAAGGAGGACTGagaaatcattttgttttattccagTCGTTCAGTCTTTACATGACTCATAAAACCTGTCACTGATGTTTAATGCACTACATTATTCCATTtaattcacaaaaaataaacaaattcatcCAACTGTGGTAGCTTCAAAAGACACTTGTGCTGACAGACCACCAACAGCATAACACAGCCATAGATGCCATTTTTttcaaaaagtcaaaaaaaTTCTGTGTGACTTTAGTTAGAATTAAAAGGAACCACAGAAGTCGTCACcttctatttctgttttcacataaacagcttatgaatgtaacatttaatattatcaAAATATGTGGTTGAAATCTATCCAGACCCATTTCATATTaagtaatttacatttataattacTCCATTACTACATAATGAAGATCTTTCCATTAGTCAGTGttgtcaagtttttttttcatgtctggATTTTCACCAACTAACAATTTAACTTGCTCTCTTTTAGTGCAACTttcaaatatacacaaatgtgATACTCTGTCTTTAATGCATCATAATTAAGGATGTATGTTGTCCATTGTTATAGGTTTTGGGAGTATGTGACATGGCTTCTGACTTGTCCGTAGAGaattttatcatatttgtttAGCATAAAGtctgattaatttaatttataattatattataatttctCAGAAGAATGTAgcctgattttatttttaaagattataCCTAAttgtatttacaatattttacaacatatttttgaaatgtaaacagTTTAGCTTAATTTTATGCAAACTTTATAATATTATACACCGAGGAACAAAAATTTATTACACTGTGTTTTGTAGGCTATGAGCAACACATCCAGACGCTTGCTTTAGGGGTGATTAGTAATACCTTACTGCATGTGTTAagttaaaacactgacaacagtGTTAAGTCAACAACCCAGACACACATAACAAAAATCAGCAGTAAgaagttttaattaattaattaaacgACATCTATCTTTGAGAGATATTTGACAAGTGTAATAGTTTTGCCCCTGTTCCAGTGATATTTTACAGCTGAACCTACCAGAACATAGGTATGCGTTTGGTTACATGACAGATTGTCAAAATCACATTCACAACTTCCAGACACAGAGTCACACTGTTAGCAGAAAACATGCTGAGTAAGTTTTATTAAAATGGCTGTAAGTGTAGGTCTGATATTAAGAAATCAGTAGCTCAGTACAATGATGTGTGGAAGACAAATGTACTCCTGATGACCATGAATCTGATAATGTTAGAATGTCACAGCTTCTAgctgtttttactgctttttcCTCCGTTAGTGTCAGGAAAAATAGATTTAAGATTTTGAATTACTGCCACAGTCTATAATCTTTACAAGTTAGTGTGTTTTAAGTACTTTTAGGCTTTAAAAGGCTTAAATGGTCTGCTGTATACAACGTACCACAGCGTATagctgaaaaaataaacaaattctcATAGATTTCACCAAAGTATGCTGGAatcagtttaaaaaatatataaaaaaattgtagaataaactgaaaaaatacagtacactgtaaGCATCGATTGCAAGGACAGAAATGTGCAATTATAAGgatcaaaataaacaatattaataatgtaatagaCACCAGTTCATGCAGTTTCCAAACTGCATGTCAATGGAAGACTCTGTTATTGTGATGTTTGATTTATAGATACAGTCTAACAGGAGACACATTGTTAATTTTTATCTTTGCTTTGTTACCAGCTATGCTTGCTATACATGGATGACTACTGAGTGCCAATATGAACTTTGGCGTTTTTCTAAGACTACTTGCAGGTGAGTCAGGTTACTAGCTGACATAGAAAAATCTGCTGACGCAGCAATTAAGGCGCATCATTTACCACTTctcaaaacatttcactcacTTTTCTTCTAGTATCTGGAAACTGGAGTTGTCTAAAAATTCACAAGTATGTTTTTTGGGGGGAACAGAATTACAACCCGATTATAGCTTGTTTTATCATAATGAACATTGGTGAATGGATTTTGTTTACAATTAACAACAAGCAACAGCAAATAAGATCAACAGCTAAGGTGTGAGTGTTGGAACCAAAGAATATAATGAACTACATTTAGTATGTAAGTACTACAAATACCACCACTGCTAATCAGCATTAATAattctattttacatttacaaattacAGCTTATACAAATTATACCAAATAAAGCAGTGGTCAAGTTATAGTCTGAGTGGAGCGCTGAATGGCTACAGCACATGCCACATAAACACAGTGCCCCTAGTTTGACTCCATCATAAACATTTCTTCTCCCACGTTTCCTGTCTGCTGTCTTACTAACACCATCAATGGAGGCAAAATAGTATAAACTGAAACAGTAGCTAGACGGATCTGGGTTTATGTTTTCTCAAAAAATATTCACTTCAATTTCAGTTTAACTTGCAaaattgctgctgctgcttaaaatacaaaaccttgattttcacatttttccccCCCACACAGTGGTTTCCACATTTCTCCTTCAGACCAAAGTCTATAGTGCTGAAGTTCGCGCAGTTACGACAATCTCTGATATAATACAGCAACTACTTAAAGGGCAACAATCATCTACACAAACATGGACTACTGCAGTGACTCCATCCATTGAGGCAAATCCATTTACTCCAACAGAGGTAGAAAAAGCTACTGAGGAAACTGCAGTTTCCCCTACAGTAGTCCATAATGTGTCCGGCCAAGCACCGACAATGCAGGAGCAAACCATCCCTTCACCAAATTCAACTGTGGTGGATGCAAAGGCCCCCAATGACATCCCTTCAACATCTGACATAGTCACATCAGTTCCAATCAACTTCACAGAATTAAATTCAACTCTGAACCCATCTGTAACAATTACGTCTGGATCAACTGTAACATCATCGCCAACTGTAATAACAGAATTACTTACATCAAAAACATCCTTGGCATTACCAGAAGAACCGTCAACAACAGTGTCCACTACTGTACCAACACAATCTAGTTCGACAATTGAATCTCTAACAGTAGCATCAACAATACAATCAATTCCAGGAGAAGTTACATCTTCTGCCACCACTGAATTATCAAATGGAATCTCAACCAGTGCTCATGAAATGTCTACGCAAATGTCTGGATCTGTAACAGCATTAACAGATAAGTCAACTCAGTCCATGTTATCCACAACTGAATCTAGTACAGTAACAACACAACCATCCACAGAAACAGGAGTAACATCAGACTTTGTAGTAACAACAACACAtcagcaagaaaaaacaactgcagcagtcGTATTAACCACAACACTATTACAGTTCTCTTCAATACCAAGTACATCGTCTGTAACAACTGcatttacaacacaaactgtgtccACTACTGCACCAACACAATCTAGTACTACAGGAGAATCTGTAACAGAAGCATCAACTATACAACCTACACCATCCAAGGATTCAccaacacaaactcaaacagaaAGCACAGCAGGACCAAAACAATTACCACAAAGCACAGTGACTTCAGCAACAGAATATGCAACATctcaaacatcaacatcaactgtAGTACCTCCCACAGTTGTTGGATCAACAGCGAATGgcaacacaacatcaacacaaagTGGATCAGTGACTTCATCAGGGGAAACTACACCAGTCATTCTAACATCACAACAAGGAGCAATAGAAACCAAAGTTGCAACTACACAAGTGACACCTCAAGGAGAAGTTACACCAAATGCAACAACTGAGTCTCTGAAGGAAATCACAAGCAATAATCATCAAACTAcatcaactgcagcaacagcaacaacacaacaaacacaatcaatGGGAACAGGAGTAACACCACCAACAGAACTTGTAACGTCAACAACACATCAACCAGACCAACAAACATCAACAGAATTAACCTCAACACCACCAACACAAAGGGCATCATCTGTAACAACTGcatttacaacacaaactgtgtccTCTACTACACCAACACAATCTAGTCCTACCAAAGAATCAACTACAACACAAACTTCACCATCCATAGtttcaccaacacaaacacaatcatacAGTTCAGTTGAAACACAACTGACACAAAGCACAGTGTCTGCAGCAACAGAATCAGCCACAGTACAAACATCAACAGCTATTGGCAGCACATCAACAAACAGTGGATCAGTGATTACATCAACTCAAACTACAACATCCACTGAGGCACCACTGCAAACATTGCAATCAACAACTCCAGGACAAACTACATCATCTGCAACTACTGAATCACCAAGTGAAATCTCAACCAGTACTGAAGTAACTACAGAAAATCTTGTAACGTCTACACAAACCCCTGTATCTATAACAAGAGCATCAACAACTGCAGCAGGTACAGTGACGACACAGCCAGAAACAGTAACGACAACAGCAGACCTTGTAatatcaacaacacaacaagacaaacaaacatctgtagCAACAGAATTAACAACAccattacaaaat from Anabas testudineus chromosome 18, fAnaTes1.2, whole genome shotgun sequence harbors:
- the LOC113157344 gene encoding mucin-5AC-like isoform X4, translated to MNFGVFLRLLAVVSTFLLQTKVYSAEVRAVTTISDIIQQLLKGQQSSTQTWTTAVTPSIEANPFTPTEVEKATEETAVSPTVVHNVSGQAPTMQEQTIPSPNSTVVDAKAPNDIPSTSDIVTSVPINFTELNSTLNPSVTITSGSTVTSSPTVITELLTSKTSLALPEEPSTTVSTTVPTQSSSTIESLTVASTIQSIPGEVTSSATTELSNGISTSAHEMSTQMSGSVTALTDKSTQSMLSTTESSTVTTQPSTETGVTSDFVVTTTHQQEKTTAAVVLTTTLLQFSSIPSTSSVTTAFTTQTVSTTAPTQSSTTGESVTEASTIQPTPSKDSPTQTQTESTAGPKQLPQSTVTSATEYATSQTSTSTVVPPTVVGSTANGNTTSTQSGSVTSSGETTPVILTSQQGAIETKVATTQVTPQGEVTPNATTESLKEITSNNHQTTSTAATATTQQTQSMGTGVTPPTELVTSTTHQPDQQTSTELTSTPPTQRASSVTTAFTTQTVSSTTPTQSSPTKESTTTQTSPSIVSPTQTQSYSSVETQLTQSTVSAATESATVQTSTAIGSTSTNSGSVITSTQTTTSTEAPLQTLQSTTPGQTTSSATTESPSEISTSTEVTTENLVTSTQTPVSITRASTTAAGTVTTQPETVTTTADLVISTTQQDKQTSVATELTTPLQNNLTQSMFSVTQQPMANQTTHTTQLTAVTTASTTVTSDTTSVSTESVTSSTLSVETLTTLRQTEEPTTSQSTPSAESTTTLDATQTGKSVEAVSTSTLTDFRGITGASNGNSSSTVMQTNMTVTPASIGTPVQNNITRPQGNTTPLPVGNTVFFQHIPKVATLEPLAFDYPTVIRTTFRVSNASSADSPGRNN
- the LOC113157344 gene encoding mucin-5AC-like isoform X3, which codes for MNFGVFLRLLAVVSTFLLQTKVYSAEVRAVTTISDIIQQLLKGQQSSTQTWTTAVTPSIEANPFTPTEVEKATEETAVSPTVVHNVSGQAPTMQEQTIPSPNSTVVDAKAPNDIPSTSDIVTSVPINFTELNSTLNPSVTITSGSTVTSSPTVITELLTSKTSLALPEEPSTTVSTTVPTQSSSTIESLTVASTIQSIPGEVTSSATTELSNGISTSAHEMSTQMSGSVTALTDKSTQSMLSTTESSTVTTQPSTETGVTSDFVVTTTHQQEKTTAAVVLTTTLLQFSSIPSTSSVTTAFTTQTVSTTAPTQSSTTGESVTEASTIQPTPSKDSPTQTQTESTAGPKQLPQSTVTSATEYATSQTSTSTVVPPTVVGSTANGNTTSTQSGSVTSSGETTPVILTSQQGAIETKVATTQVTPQGEVTPNATTESLKEITSNNHQTTSTAATATTQQTQSMGTGVTPPTELVTSTTHQPDQQTSTELTSTPPTQRASSVTTAFTTQTVSSTTPTQSSPTKESTTTQTSPSIVSPTQTQSYSSVETQLTQSTVSAATESATVQTSTSKAIGSTSTNSGSVTTSTQTTTSTEAPLQTSQSKTPRQTTSSPTTESPSEISTSTEVTTENLVTSTQTPVSITRASTTEAGTVTTQPETVMTTADLVISTTQQDKQTSVATELTTPLENNLTQSMFSVTQQPMANQTTHTTQLTAVTTASTTVTSDTTSVSTESVTSSTLSVETLTTLRQTEEPTTSQSTPSAESTTTLDATQTGKSVEAVSTSTLTDFRGITGASNGNSSSTVMQTNMTVTPASIGTPVQNNITRPQGNTTPLPVGNTVFFQHIPKVATLEPLAFDYPTVIRTTFRVSNASSADSPGRNN